ATCCACCATACTTTGCGCCTCTTTATACAGCCATGCATCGACTGGCGCTCCGGTGCCGATCTTTGTCCAGGCGCTGGCTTCCGCCTGTAGGTAGAAGCCTTCCTCGTCAGCTGCGATAAATGCGGCTTTAGGTGGGCACCATGAGTGAAAACGAATGTGATTGAGTCCGTGCTCTTTGGAAATGCGGATGATGCGTCGCCAGGATTCGACATCCGTAGCAGGGTATCCAGTTAAAGGAAATACGGCACATTCCAATGTGCCTCTGAGGAAGACCGGACGCTCATTAATGGTGAAACGTGTGCCCTCTGCCTTGAGGTCGCGCAGGCCGAAAGTGACCTCTTTGCGATCGCCCGATTCGAGCTTGATCTCCAATTGATAGAGGTTCGGGTTGAACTCATCCCAGAGTAGCGCGTCGGTCCCCATGTCGATGAGCAGCTCAGCTGTGCCACCGTCTTGATTCCAGGAGACAGTCTGATTGCCACTCAATTCGGTCGCAGTGTTGTTGGAAACTTGCCATGAAAGCAGACCACTGCCAGCAGCTCCAGTCTGATTGCCGAGGTCCACTTTGACCGTGGCCTTACGTTGTTTAGCGTTGGGGTATACTTGCACGTTCTCAATCCAAACCGGTGACCTTGCGACCAGTTTGAGTTCTCCAGTGAGTCCATTCCAATTACTTTGCGTATGATCCGTTACGCTGTGTGCATTGTGTCCCACATCGACGATCATACGGTTATCCACTTGGATTGAAATCGTGTGTTTTCCAGGCGTGAGTGCCGACGAGAGATCGTGGTGATGTGGAGTCGCTAAGCTGTCTTGAGTGGATAGCTTGTGTCCATCGACCCAGACGATGGTCTGCCAGTGCGCGCGTTCCAATTGCAACTCGATGTGCTTGCCCTGCCATGCTTGTGGGATCTCGACTTCCCGCTGATACCATGCGGCTCCCATATAGATTTTGTCGGGCTGTAGCCAGAAGGGGATCTTGAAGTTGTCGGCAGTTTTATAGGGGCTATATTGCGGCTTATTCCATTCGTTGTTCTTGATGGCGCCGGTCCATGGTGAGTCCATCGCGGGATCGTCGCCATAGCCCGCTTCCTGTAGGCTCGCGGGGAGTTGAATGACATTCTTGAATTCGAGACTGTGCCATCCTTCGGCGATCCCTGTATCAGTGGGGTCCAGTCGTATGCCCCATTCGCCGGAGAGATCAATGGATGCCTGCTCCGCCAAGGTGGTAGCCGTCGGCAAAGCTAGAAATGTAAGGTAGAAGGCGAGTGCTATGCGCGCAAAGGCTGAAACTTGCATCTTATGTTTTTGATTCATCATTTTTGAGGGTTACTCTATTACACCCGTTCGAGTGTTTTTTAACGGACGAATCATCATTTTTTATTAACACCGTGTAGAGCCAGCTACTCGAGCTGTGAGCTTTTGAAGGAAATGCGTAGTCTCGGTTTTTTACGCGAATTTGGGGAGTCGTTACAGCAATACTCATCGAGGTCACCGGTGCGTGAGAGGCTGGGGTAGTGTGGCGTAAAAGTTAGGACTTTAGAGAAGAATTTAGCCTAGCAATCTAAGCAATGAGAGGCACTCCCTATATTTGACGATGCTTGTCCCCTTATAAAGAAAATCCCCGGCATACGAGATGCGGGGATGAAGAATTGAAATGCAGACTATTGGCTTCGCGCTATTTTGCGCGTCGGCGCAGCATGACAAAGCCGAGGGCGCACATCCCGCCAAGCAGGGCGAAGGTTTCTGGCTCAGGTACTTGAGTGAGGCGAACTTCAGAGAGTCCTACGCGGTTGCCGCTATGGTTGCTCGAAAGTGTGACTGTGAAGGATTGTATGCCGCTGTAGACAATGCCTTCACCAAAGATAAATTGCTCTGCTGCCACGCTGCTCGCGGCACCCGGACGCTCTAGCATCGTGGCCGAGTATGTGTCGCCTACTTGAATCGAAGCATCGGTGTCGCTATAGAATGATACAGAAAAGTCTTTGGTTTGATTGGATTCGTTATCATGCGTGTAATTCCATAAAATAATGGAATCGATGTCGTCGTAAACATCACCTAGAGTGAAGGTCAATATGGGGGCCGTGCCTGATGTAAAATAATCCGGATTATTTGCGGGGGTGACATAGCTGTTGGCAACCCCATCCAGAGTCTCCGTCGTAGCCAGTGCAATGCTTACGTCAGTGCCAGTGGCTAGAGTCGTGGAACTAGCATCGTAAGTAAGGCTGCTGCCGCCTCCATTTTGCGTGCCGCTCACGAGGTAGCTTAGGCTGGATCCCGCGTTAGCCGCCACATTTGAAATGGGAGTATTTGGGTTGATGATTATGGAGGCGCTAGCCGACGAAAGGCCAAGCGTCAGAGCCAGGCTGAAAAGAGTCGCCTGAAGAGATTTGATTTTTGTGTTAATCATAATTGCGTAAGGTTAGCTGAGTTCTATAATTCATCCCCCTAAGGTTCAGGTCAAAATACTTATCTACGATGACAACTTACATCGAATCTTTGGATGCTTGTTGAGTCAATGGCTCTGGGGCGCCGGAAAAAGTTATGTAATCCTACTTGTTGCATGATTTGCGAGATTGCATTCGAGCGGGAATTAGTAATCACCCATCGTTATCGTCATCTTTGCTACGGCGCTCTCGTTTTGCTTTTCTCAAATTACGGATGTCTTCTTGCGTGGGTAATTTGAAATAAGAATCTCTTGGGTTCTCTGCGAATAAGAGTTGATCATCACCATAGTAAGCCTGTTCGCTTTTTAGTTCGTGCAACATTCGCTCGACAACTTCCTTATACTCGGGTTCGTCGGCGAGGTTGTTAGTTTCCCAAGGATCCTTCTTTAAATCAAATAGCAGCGTTTTGTTGATCTCGGTAAACTGGATCAATTTCCACCTTTCATCGCGAATGGCTCTTTGGTTCCGCTGATAGGCAAACATCAGTTGCTCGCGAAGCGTATCGACCTTACCTTCGATA
The nucleotide sequence above comes from Coraliomargarita algicola. Encoded proteins:
- a CDS encoding PEP-CTERM sorting domain-containing protein, which codes for MINTKIKSLQATLFSLALTLGLSSASASIIINPNTPISNVAANAGSSLSYLVSGTQNGGGSSLTYDASSTTLATGTDVSIALATTETLDGVANSYVTPANNPDYFTSGTAPILTFTLGDVYDDIDSIILWNYTHDNESNQTKDFSVSFYSDTDASIQVGDTYSATMLERPGAASSVAAEQFIFGEGIVYSGIQSFTVTLSSNHSGNRVGLSEVRLTQVPEPETFALLGGMCALGFVMLRRRAK